One window of Carassius auratus strain Wakin chromosome 17, ASM336829v1, whole genome shotgun sequence genomic DNA carries:
- the LOC113117739 gene encoding L-threonine 3-dehydrogenase, mitochondrial-like, translating to MSCLRAVRGLALAGGFQSLALLSRRVSFSPRQVASDASFHSVSFSESDHPRVLITGGLGQLGVGLTKLLRKQFGKYNVILSDIRKPPAHVYQSGPFIYSDILDYKNLREIVVNNRISWLIHYSALLSADGEAKVSLARDVNITGLHNVLDVAVEHGLRLFIPSSIGAFGPMSPRNPTPDLCIQRPQTIYGVSKVHAELMGEYYHHRYGLDFRCLRYPGIISADCQPGGGTTDYAVQIFHDAVKTGSCVCNLRPDTRLPMMFIDDCLRATLEVLEAPAEALSMRTYNISAVSFTPEELVQEIRRHLPDLQVTYETDPVRQAIADSWPMVFDDSNAHSDWGWKHNYSLPELVQTMLNLTGSNSRMLQAN from the exons ATGTCCTGTCTGAGAGCTGTGAGAGGTCTGGCACTCGCCGGTGGCTTTCAGTCTCTCGCTCTTTTATCTCGCCGTGTCAGTTTCTCTCCGCGCCAAGTCGCATCAGATGCCAGTTTTCACTCGGTGTCCTTCTCTGAATCTGATCATCCCAGAGTTCTCATTACCG gagGTCTGGGTCAGCTGGGAGTAGGGCTCACTAAACTGCTCAG GAAGCAgtttggaaaatataatgtaattctGTCTGATATCAGGAAACCTCCAGCTCATGTTTACCAAAGTG GTCCCTTTATATATTCGGACATTTTGGACTACAAGAACTTGCGTGAGATTGTTGTAAACAACCGCATCTCCTGGTTGATACACTACAGCGCCCTACTGAGTGCAGACGGAGAGGCCAAAGTGTCCCTCGCTCGTGACGTCAACATCACTG gGTTGCACAATGTTCTTGATGTCGCAGTAGAACATGGGCTCCGTCTCTTCATCCCCAGCTCTATTGGAGCCTTTGGCCCCATGTCCCCTCGTAACCCAACCCCGGATCTGTGCATCCAGCGCCCACAAACCATTTACGGAGTGTCCAAGGTTCACGCAGAGTTAATGGGAGAG TATTACCATCACAGGTATGGTCTTGACTTCCGCTGTCTCAGATACCCTGGAATCATTTCTGCAGACTGTCAACCCGGCGGAGGAACTACAG ACTATGCTGTTCAGATCTTCCATGATGCTGTGAAAACGGGTAGCTGTGTGTGCAATCTGAGGCCGGACACGAGACTCCCCATGATGTTCATCGATGATTGTCTGAGAGCCACGCTGGAGGTTCTGGAAGCTCCTGCTGAGGCGCTGTCCATGCGAACATACAACATCAGCGCCGTGAGCTTCACTCCAGAGGAGCTGGTACAAGAAATCAGGAGGCACCTGCCAGACCTGCAGGTCACCTACGAGACTGACCCAGTTCGACAAGCCATTG CTGACAGCTGGCCAATGGTCTTTGACGACAGCAATGCCCACAGTGACTGGGGCTGGAAACACAACTACAGTTTGCCAGAGCTGGTTCAGACGATGCTCAACTTAACTGGCTCAAACTCCAGAATGCTTCAAGCCAACTGA